Within Cucumis melo cultivar AY chromosome 4, USDA_Cmelo_AY_1.0, whole genome shotgun sequence, the genomic segment TCACAAAACAGCATTTAAAGTTACGATATTTCTAAAagccaaatttcaaattatcaCTTGGTTTATATAAGTGATATTCACTCCTCTATGATTCAgatcaaatttattttcttttctaattttgatATAGTACATGTATTCAGTATGTATTGAAAATTCTTTATTCAATAGATtgaagggatagttgcaaatgtagtaattatattcaaaataattaagtatatagcaacattttaaaaatttgcaaatatagcaaaatctgtcaaaatctatcaatgataggagtctatcaccgatagaccatgtagcaaatgttggtctatcactgatagaccataagagtctatcaacgatagaggtgtatcactgatagattttgctatatttgcaattttttaaaaatattactatatacttaataattattctaaaaattgctacatattataattatcttaaattttgACTTAGCAAAAggattaattttttaaaaaaaaattaggtaaCTATCCAATTATTGCACCTCTAATGATTAGGGAATCTTACACATTTCTTTTGACTTTAACCCTCAAAgtaccaaaaataaataaagaaataaagaaaattctttGTATATTTGTTATGTtcactttaatttatttaaaatgcaTTAATTATGACTCATTTTCATGTAATATTTTATTAacataagtaatatttattttattatcacACGCCCACAAAagcatatatttattttaataaatttatttgtcacataaatttaaagaataatgaTAATTAAAAAGATAAGGCAATGGTAATATTTTAGTATTAACTTTTTTTGGTTAACcagaaaagcaaaaaaaagtTCTAATTTGAGTAATCTATCTAAAATTAGTATATTTTGAGCCAAGTAAATGATTTGTTTGagttttctaaaaatatataattatttaattaattttgtttcgTGAATGATTGTTTAACCTTACAACAAGATTTCTTAATTTTGAAACTAAGTTAAAATTGTCTCAAAATGATTATACACAAAATATCATCACTAAAATTTCTCATTAAAAATATGGCTAGAGTTAATTAGATATTTAGATATAATAATTTGTTTGATTTCTAAAATTAACAATACTATATATGAGGGTAATTTGGACAAACAAAATGAATATAAGATAAAATATAACtagaatatttattttatcCTAAACTGACTTGAGATTGGAAGAAAAATTGATCCAAATGAATTTATGTATTAAGGAGAAATTGGACTAGATGACCCAATTTAGTCGCCTCGGCCTCAAAGGCCAAGGCAGAAGTTCAGAAAGAAGCCCACGGTGATAGAAGGAAGGAGGCCCCACAGaaagatcaatgaacaaggcgtAAAGAAGTTGCGAACAAAGGCTTTATCAAAACTGATCTTTATCTTGTTTTTCAACTTCTTTCTTGAACAGTTTGTGAATTGAACCTACTAAAACCATCTAAATTAAGTACGAAAGTGAAAGATAGACTTGATGAGAAATAGTAAGTTCTAAGATATTGGAAGGAAAGCCTACCAAGAAAAGGAAACTACCGGAAATTAAGGTACGTAGGACCAGAACTATCCACTGAAAATAGAAATGGAGCTAGAGAATCTCATACGTGAGGTCTTTCTACTTTTTATCTAGAACCTCCTTAGTGGCCAAATTCAGTCCTCAATTGTCCTAATTCCAAAAGATAAATGAGACTGAGTTCTAATCCTAAAAGGATGAGTAGACTCTCTTGATAAAAAAAACTCTATTATAAATAGTATATGTATTATAGACTCAACATAAAATAagtcttttttttctctaagCTAATCTTTTTTAATACATAATATAGTACTAATCTTAAGTTATAATTTGACATTATCACAAGAGAATGTGTTTCTTATccaaattaaaagaagaaacaaaaggaagaaagagagaaagagagattgaTGTACAATCATGTAAGCACATGATGACTTGaatccaaatatatatatatatatatatatatatatatatatatatatatatatatatatatatatttgtatatatatatatataagctttttttttttttaatattgtatAATCATGCATGCACATGATCCCATTACTTGAAAATCAAATATGGTTCATTTTTATtaacaaatatattaaatataacaaCCGACAatttcataattaaaaaaaggttaaaaggAACATAGTCTATCAACATTTTAACAATTTAGTTTCTAAACTTTATCTAACAACGGTTTATTTTTGGtactttcaaatatagtaatttAGTCAACAAATTATTAGTACATAAACTTTACAATTTGTAACTATTTAGCCTATAcgttagaatatatatatttaggattcaatgaaattgaataaatattattacttctctcTTATTTCTTTGTTCTCTTCTCTTGTTCATtggtctttctttttcttatctctttcttcttcttctaaccCTACTCAAAATAAATACGAAGATTCACGCTCCATCTTTGATACATCAACATTGTATGGAAAGTCCTCCCCTTCTTTTTTATCGtacttctcaaattctttcCCCTTACTCATCAATCAGTCCGAAGTCCTAACCTTTTAGTGGTCCAGATGACGAGTTAGTGAAATTCACGAGCCAtctgaatgtttgttttcttcttATGCTCTGCTCCAGCACTCCTTAACAGTTGCTTCCCAATATTCTTTGAGCGTCAAAATGCTTATCTGACCTGGTTGATaaactatattttaaatttcaaaatattaaaactttATAAATCGATGTTTCTTGAAGTTCTAGAGAAACATGTTacaaattcaaaaagaaaaagattaaatCAAACTAAagtatgataaaataaaatatatttttttagtatataAATGTAATGTGAAACATTCAACCTTCAACTTCTAAGAACACTCATACTAATtagcaaataaattaaaaaaggaTTTGGTTAACCTAACAAAACCGtttaattaaacaattaatatGGAACAATATAGAAAGGATGAAGACATTGGAAAAAATCATCATTTGCAAATGATAATGATAAAAATCAATAATTGAAAGTTTCCACTGAATGATATGAAAATCtaagttatttattttgatttattaatTTTCCCATCTTTTGCCTTTCGGCAGGAATCTTAATGCCATGGTTTTGgtttttattatatatactcctaactttttttctatttaatctttttatatttttacttttgatattaagttgagtttttttttttttttcattttgtcttgtattttaggtttaaatattattttggtttatttttaaaaaatatttttaatagatTACTTTTAACTTTagattatattttgatttttaaacttttaaaaataagtaATATTTTGAATCCACTCatccttatttttattttcatttttaaaagatCAAGACGACTACTTCTTTAAAAGTTCAATGATTAAGATGAACAAAAGTTGAAAGTACAAtgatcaaaatgaagattttaaaaattttggaaCGACATTGTCTACCAAAAATGAACTACAGTTAAATTATTGAAACAAAAGTAGTATTTATACATTCAAAATATTACATCTTTatctttaaaaattaaattttaagagGAATTCTTATGAAGAGCACCAAAATTAAAGCTATTTATCGGATATagcaggaaaaaaaaaacttaaattgaCTAGAGAgaatttgatatattttgtaagtAATTTCAATCTgctgttatatttgaaaatgcctCTCCATTAATTTcgtaaattaaaatttaatttttctatttggttCTAAAATTCTATGATTTTGTACTTTCACCCCCTCTTTAAATACTCTAATATTTATCTATGAGTTTGTCTGTAttgacttaagaaaaaaaaaaactttcaagaaactcatttttgtaaaaattatttaaaaatagacttaaaaaaataattttgagtAACTTTCGgaaactctaattttttttaaagattacttattttttaagttaaacacttgtaaatataatccaaacaaacaatttatctttttgatattaatttcaactaattaattaattaaaattaattatgatgcaaaaatttcaataaattttagtGACGAAAATGTAGTTGAATTTGGaaactaatttttcttttaaattaatggacagaaaatttattcttttataatCTATTTTTTCTTCTCTGCCCTTTTTCGTCACATTAAAGTAAAAATGATCACTTAAAAACACTTTAAATAAAACTTCCTCAAAATAGGAACAATGTGTTTAACAAAATCTTTTTTATATACAGTCGTGGATCTAGAAAATATAGAGAGACTGATAGTCAAAGTAACCACCAAGCTAatgataaattttaataattgagtagttttctttatatatattacataaaGACAATAAAATTGAGGGGGCTCGAGCCCCCTAGACCTATGCTAAATCCACcggtgtttatatatatataaatctatttgaTCTATTAGATACATTAAAAGTGTTACACTAATGTCAAAttactataaaaaaaattatcttgaGAGAGCGAAAAGAAACATGCacttattattatattattattacgtaaataaaaaaattcttataAAAGAAAACAGATTAACAAAAAACTATAGCCTACTTGTtaagaaatatgaaaatttatgaaaaagaaaaaaagaaaaaaagtacaTGTCTTCGAACACTATTTTAAAAGGTAATTGTTACGACATCGTTTCCGTAATAATTGTACTCAATTTGTTAcattttatgaatttttgtgTAATAAAAATGGATAGTTTTATATGACAATTCTCAATCTACATGTAAATATTCCCTCATCTCCATATTTAAGTGCATGTAtagtaagaaaaagaaaaagaaataaaaatgcTCATTTCAATAATGATGATTGGGTATAGATCAAATCATCCACTATCTCACAAATtgagagggaaaaaaatagggTCAAACATTATGTAATTAGTTGAATACAtaaatatcaaaataactttttttagtTCATGTAGAATGGAGATTCTAAGTTTTTGAACTCTTGAGGGAACATGCATATATTGATCTATGCTCGGATCGATAAGAATTCCGTTTATGAAAAgtacatattcatatttttctttttgttttttcctataaaaataacaaaattttacttAAGTTAACGTTCTTAAACCTATTAATTTGCGTCCAGTTAAGATGTATAATCGAAATTTGAGTAGAGGTTACTAATAAGAGGGAAGTTGCATCAGATGAcaaaattttttagaaaaaaatagctCATAGCACAtattttttgcatattgcaaatatgacaactaattagatatatcagacAACTATTAGATCGATGGCTATCAAAGGATTATCAGATAGTTATTCGCTTTTAAATTTTCTACTTTTGCAATTAAGAAAATGTAATGAAATGTATCCTATTATCGTaatttatttttactatttttgcaaatggCCCCTAATAAAAGTactttttaactttaaaaaaaaaaagtttttttcaagaataataaaaatacaaactatttatattttacGGTAAAAAAACCCAGATAAAAATTCATTACACCTTGATTTTGCCataaattgtaaataatttgtccATTTTACCATTTTTGACAACTtcccaaaaaaaagaaaacgtaGCAAGTTCAAATGTTAGGCTAAATTAAACATAATTTGTTTAAGAAAGAATTGTtatggatagaaaaaaaaattatttataaactaTAGTAACGACAAACTTAAGTGGGGTTTATAGAGTTAGTTGgatgaattttgttatattgtgtaaatagttttgatattttgctattttttaaaatatcaatctTCATCCATTTAAGAAAAGAACGTTTATTTTAATACAAACTTTTAAGTTGAAAACATGTTGTGCAATATGAATTGAAAAATCTTAtcttttaataaaagaataagTCCTAaccaattaaattattttcaaattttctactacatataattaaaaaaatattatttaaataaatgaaTGATTAATAGAAACACAAAAATAGAATATATAGTTGGTAAATGAAATAATAGTAACTCTTGCCATCATTATGGTATGAAAGGCTACTATATATGTGTTTGGAGCATATAATGTTCTTCTTATTGAAGGTAATTTTAAAATGGTATGAacatatttgacatttttataGATATTTTCATATTAATTGTCTATGATTTTACATCTTGATATAAAGCGTAAATTGAATCATTATATATCATACAAAGTAGGTCATTAATGTAGGTccaaaaaatttagataattaaGGGCCAAATGAatcttttgttaattttaaaattattttatgaaatttttacCTATGATTTTTCGTAAATATAGAAGATACTAATGTCGGTTATGAACTAAGATCATATAGCTAGACTATCATTAGATATTTACAATAACGAATATTTTCACTAGTTTGAAATTGTCTTCATTTACATAAAAGAGAGTTTAAGTATTAAATGTAATAGTTTTACACTATGTTATTATAtgttaatttttcataaatgtaaaaGTCCATAATTGGATTTGTTTATCTATATTAGTATATAACGAGTGTTTTCTACTATAGTTTATCGAGATTGAAACCCTAATATCAAAAGTTTCATTACCTATATATCTCTCGCCGTAAATCTACATGAACGTGCAACGATCAATATAACTCTACGTTGACattaaaaaagatatatttatataaccctcatcaaataaaatttaacgGTACTACGTAACTAGTATTGTAAGTCAAAATTGTTATAGCCACGACATGAAATTTACCTAATTAATGTCAAGTTGAAATTGACATTCTTGTTCATCTCTTTTTTCAACTTTATGTCTCTTAATTATTTATTACCctttttctctccatctctcttactttctcaaatttctttaaaaaaaagaaggaaaaataaaattccCTTTGCCTCCCTTTTGTGAAATGATCACTATTTGTTGAAGGGTTTTTTTCCCTCTCTCCTTTATATCACCCATTTAGggttttctttctctctctctctctctcacacatGTAAACATTATTTAGGGATATCCCATAAAATAAAGTTTGTTcctttttcctctctctctctccctctctcttttCCTATGGCTTCAACTTCATTTTGCTTAAGGTTTTCATACAAGAGATGTTGAAACAACAGCTTACAGAAAGGAGAGAAAGGGGGAAAAAATTATTGGTAACAAAccctttttaattatttgtttaattttgatcaatctacttgtttttctttttttgaaattaattcattttctttctcaCATCATCATCAATATGTCCCTCTCTCTCCTCTAGATCTCCTCAATTCACTAATGGGGTGTTTCTTAATTTGTTCGGGGTGGAAAATTGTCGCTAGGATCAGAACGAAAGACGTCCAACTATATCTCCAACCACGATAGAGGTGAAACCGTTGGTAATATAACATATTCAAGacattttttttggaaaaaagatcaaaattttgattagACTTTGATCTAAATGAGTGTAAGAGAGAGGGAGTGGGCGTTGGTGGGTATGGAAGAGAGATGATTATAGGGAAGGGGACCTTTTAGATTTTATGAAGAGTAGAGAAAATTGAAGTTTGGTATGGGAGAgagaaaaggagagagagagagagagagagagagagagagagagagagagaagacaAAGAGGTAAGGGGAGGAGAGAGAAATTAGGGgcattttaattaattgtgaTTCACTTAGGGACAAGAAACATGCATTGAGGGCTATGTTGCCCTTTGCCTTTAGGGATGCAATTAGGGGAAGGCCAAGTGACCTTCCACCAAATTTTATACAAAACCCTCAACTTTCAACAGGGAAAACcctatctttttcttcttcttctccctctctctctctctctcttttcaaaCTATCATGTGTTTAATTTAGAgcaatatatatatgataattGCAAGTTATAACATTTCTAGTTTTTACCATTTTGATAAAGCTTTGTAAATCAAgaggatatatatatatcaaacttATGCATATATACAATTGTTATATGATCAAAATAGAGATATGTGCGTTTAATGTTTGGTTGGTGGAGTTAAATAAAAACTTGTGTAATTAGGTAAACTCGATAAAAGAACCAGACCCttttcatatatatacacacatagaGAGAATTGGACAGTGAGAAGAAAGGTCCAAACTTCTAAAGTACTTCTTGGTCCTCGAGTGTTCATATTCAATACTAGTTGAAGCTATGCCTAAAAAACAAAACTTACATTTAACTGATTATACGTAAATTATTCAAGTTAACATAAGTTTAATTGAGATTCTCTCGAATCCTATTCTCAATCTAGTTGAAATGTTCATATACACAATTATTGAAACGTATGATTCGTCTCCTTCATtagtttctttaaaaaaaaacgcTCTCCCAAACCCTATTCCCAAATATCCCAAATGAAATTACTAGTCAAATAAACCTAAaagattatatatttatatgtatatCATGTAAGAAAACAATACACATAAAAGAGTGTGCGGTCTAGAAATCACCTCAAGAGATTACCCcataataaatgaaaatttggtTACAAAAGAAATCTCCAAATGGTAAGAAAGACGGCTCTGACAGACCCAAGAAAAGGTGCAAAAAATTTAGGTTGTCGCATAGCTGTAACATGAAAATTCAGCAGTTGTTGTATTGTATGTTTTTCacaacaaaatttcatatttaaaaCCATCAATTTCTGGTCTTAAATTAAAAAACTACTCCttatcttctctctctctctctaaaccTATACAAGATCTTCAAAATTCAGCCTAAAATTCATCAAAGGTTCAATTTTTAGACACCCCCATTTCataaaaattcaaacttttttcttcttatataactaattttaatttactatataatatgttaccaaaaaaaaatgtaattctGATGTCTATTTGTCTCCTCTTTGTTCTTTGATTTATCTTAATTTCTTGTTTAATCCTTTTCATTTGTAGGACGATGTCTTCTTCCACCTACTCTAATTCTCCCTGTGCAGCCTGCAAGTTCCTACGTCGAAAATGCCTACCGGATTGTGTTTTTGCGCCATATTTTCCACCCGAAGAGCCTCAAAAGTTCGCCAATGTTCACAAGATCTTTGGTGCCAGTAACGTCAGCAAACTGTTGAACGAAGTCCAGCCGCATCAGCGGGAGGATGCCGTGAACTCGCTCGCCTACGAGGCCGAGGCAAGGATGAAAGACCCTGTCTATGGCTGTGTTGGCGCCATCTCTATACTCCAAAGGCAAGTCATCAAACTCCAAAAAGAGCTCGATGCTACTAACGCCGACCTCATTCGCTATGCCTGCAGTGAAATGCCAGCCCCATCTCCGTCTTCTTCGTCACAATATGCTCGAAGGTCGTCGTCAACAAGCCACGAGGGAAGCTCGTCTACCTCTAGCTATGGTCATTACTATACTGGTCTCTACTTTTCTCCATGGAGTAACAACAATAATGGCCCTTGTGGAGATGGCCATGACAAAGGAGAATACAAGTAAATATTTTTCATCAATTGATATCATTATCTTTATAATTTGAATCATCACAAGGGATATAATATCATATGCTGATGTGGGTGTGaaaattttatgatattttgaTCATAAATACAATCGATAATTACAAATCACATCTATTGTATTCTGTCTAGTTTGTAAGCTATATATATCTCTACATTTTGAAAAATGATTTCAAACATTCTTATAACTTGCATAATCTAAAAATCAGAAATACTCTTTTATTGAATATCATGATGTCATATctgatatatataaaaaaatataggtCTCATGTAACAATTTTGTTAAACTTAACCCATATGAGATCGTTTGCAAATCATAAGAATCtttgaaatcatttttaaagataaagagtGATGAATTTTAAAATAGACAAAAGTATGTGAATTTGCCATTatcttgatatatatatatatatatatatatgaatatagaaacatatataaataaatgtgctgtataatttttaattaaggTTTGCCCATGCCCTTGTAGGGTGTGTGTCTCTATCTTAGATACCTCTTTTGGAATGATGAGGGGAATTTAATGTAACCATTTCAATCATAGTGTGGTTTTATCTTTGTGAtcatcttttgtgtataataatattttatatttatattctttttccttcttgTATATTTCAAATTATTCATAACTTTAACCATTGAGCTTTATTTATCATGTTaacttatttatatataattttctagggtattttttatttttaatttgagtatatttgtaacttttttttaatcatcTCATGTATATATGAAAACAATCTATTTTTAGTCTTAGgtatacattttttaaaaatgttcttCAGAGTTATGTTTGAGTctttaacaattttaaaatagtcTCATGTACTTATTTTCATGCAACTCATACGAGTATttcaatcacaaattgtcacccaacaaatttttcttttttgaaaaaggTATCTTTTAATTCTTGTGATCGAAGGGGATGCATGGAAGGTGGATGAGTGCCTAATTAACGCCAAATATtactcatttatttattatgttttgaCTATTTTTACGAAAGCATTTGAATTGTTAgtcaaataaaagaaaaatttttgacaatttatcttttcaaaatttaatgaaGTAACATTTTTTAgatgataaataaaaaaaatcataaatagaacaagtttttaaataaaaaattattgaacatgataaaaataattaatctcTCTCTCACGCCCATGAAAGGATTGGAATAAAGAAAGTGTTGTTTGTTCGTAAAACGacgtgatatatatatattgtttaagACTAAAATGTCACACTCGTATGAAAtgagttctttttttaaaaagaaaaagtatatTAATGTCAAACAACTTTGAAAGCAACCACACAATAGTTTATGAGATTTTAGTGATCAATTTATATGTTATACTTTTGGATTATTTCgaaaataaaaaagttatattcttgtattttcttttattattttgggGAGTGTAAATGTGAAATAGTTTTCTTAAATCAAAACCAAATCGAATAAAggattattattttaattttattttaaaattttaatttatcaaTAAAAAGGTCATATAAATCATTGATCTatattaaagtatataattaaaaagtatatataGTATGTCAAACGTTCatagaataaaatatgaattaaatCATTGATCTATATaccttttgttttgttttgtttttcttttcttttcttttattttcttttcttttcttttctttttttttttttttttttttttttggcctATTGTTTAGACAAAAattcaacaacaacaaaaaaaggaaattctatcaccttttctttttcccttttagGGAATCAattctttaaatattttatattaccAACTTGCTAAATTTGCCTTTATGTTTCCtctaaaaaatgaaagaaaaaatgaaaaatgacatTTTCAAGTTTGGTGGAGATTAAAACTGTAATTTTGTTGACTTTGGTTCTAAAAAAGTgtcaagagaaaaaaaaaaccctaaatatgaagaaattaaaGTCTGTTACATATATTATATCATCTCAAGTTTGTCATTATTTAAATTGGAGTTAAAAAAGGTtattatttaaaactaattaagaTTTTTAGTACAAATTGGGTAGGGAGATCTAAACCTGAAACTTTCCAAAGGCACGTAAAAAGCATCATTTGAATTAAGTTCTTGTTAGCCAATTAAGATTTAAAAAAGACAGTTAGTACGGtgcattttaaaataaaattagagtaatatgtatttttctaatttttttcatattaaCTATTTTTAGAGGTAACGTTTGATAATCATTTAATACTGAATTAatctttaattttcttataaCTAAACTTataaatgatagaaaaattgttatggatatcacaaaaatgaaacaatttacaaaaatataacaaacaaatttaaattgaCTATAATGAATTAgatgaattttgctatattttataaaatagttttaatatttttctatctTTTAAAATACTCCTGAATTATACTACTTCCCcctataaatttattttatcttGTTATATATCAACCTTCTGCAATATTTCAAGCAAAACaaaccaatattttaaaaaaaaattcaaaaatatatatatttaaaaatgtatttttgttttttatctTAATTAAGAATTTCTTTACAATATGTAAAAATTATAGTGAAAATTtgagaacaaaaacaaaatctaaaagcaGAACTTGTGGTAAAAACAAGACTTAAATTATTTTGATCAACTAAACTTAGTTTAGATTTTTGTATTCTTAATTCCCCATATAAAAATGGTAATagtttaaagaaaataaatattagcAAACAATTGTttagtaaataataatataaaaattactattaatttatggtttttgtgaaattaaataaaaggaaatatttattttttgcgtaagtaaaataaaaaagagatgaaatgcatttaaatattatttttataataaaattatttctaaagtaaaaaaaaaaacaattaaattagATTATTATAGTATATTTATATGGAAAAGTTGGTGACTACATATGGCCTATAAGGTGATGTAAAAAGAAAATCTGTAGGTGTGGACTC encodes:
- the LOC103487119 gene encoding LOB domain-containing protein 25-like encodes the protein MSSSTYSNSPCAACKFLRRKCLPDCVFAPYFPPEEPQKFANVHKIFGASNVSKLLNEVQPHQREDAVNSLAYEAEARMKDPVYGCVGAISILQRQVIKLQKELDATNADLIRYACSEMPAPSPSSSSQYARRSSSTSHEGSSSTSSYGHYYTGLYFSPWSNNNNGPCGDGHDKGEYK